The nucleotide window CTGTTTTCCATAATTCAGCGATTTCAGATTGAACATCTTCTCGCATTTCCCAATCATCAATACGAATTCTACCTTTATCATCTAGAGCTATATCTCCTCCATATAGTCTTTCACTATATAAACGTTGAATTTGCTCAATACAACCTTCATGAATTCCTTTTTCTTTCATTACTTTAAACAACAATGAAATATATAATGGAATTACTGGAATAGCAGAACTAGCCTGTGTTACTAAAGCCTTATTTACAGAAACATAAGCTTTACCTCCTATAGATTTTAAATCATCTGAAATTGTAAAAGCAGTTGCTTCTAAATGATCTTTAGCAGCTCCAATTGTACCTTTTCTATAAACAGCCTCTGTTAAAGATGGCCCTATATATGAATAGGCTACTGTTGTTGCTCCTTCAGATAATAAGTTTTCTGCTTTTAAAGCATCCATCCACATTTTCCAATCTTCTCCTCCCATTACAGTTATTGTATTTTCAATATCATCACCCTCAGCTGGCTTTATAGATATTTCAGATACCTTACCTGTATGGAAATCTACTGTTTTATTTGAAAACTCTCCACCTATCGGTTTTAATACCGATTTAAATCTTTTTCCACTAACTGGATGTGTTCTTACCGGAGATGCTAAACTATAAATAACCAAATCAATTTGACCTAAATCTTCTTTTATCAAATTAATAACTTCTTCTTTTATTTCATTTGAAAAAGCATCTCCATTTATACTTTTTGCATACAAACCGGCAGCATGGGCTTCTTTTTCAAAAGCTGCTGTATTATAAAACCCTGGTGAACCTGGTCTACCTTCAGTTCCTGGCTTATCAAAAAACACTCCAATTGTAGCTGCATCTGATCCAAATGCACTTGTTATTCTTGACGCTAAACCAAAACCAGTTGAAGAACCTATTACTAATACTTTTTTAGCTCCTTCTATTTTACCTTTTGACTTTATATATTCAATTTGATTTTTTACATTCTCCTCACAACCTATTGGATGTGATGTTAAACAAATAAACCCTCTTGTTCTTGGTTCTATAATCATTATTGTTTGTTTTAAAATTTTATATTTCTGATTGGTTATCTTTTATTCTTTGACCAATCATTGTTAAAATTCGTTTGTTTACTTCTGAATCATTTTCTTTATAAAACTCAAATTCTTTTACTGTAAATTGACCAATAATTAAACCTAATAACTGATTTCTTAAAGTTATATTTTTTCTAGTTATTGTATTTACTGTCTTATTGAACTTTTCTCTTTTTATGTTTAAAATATCTATTTTTTGTTTAGCACAAAAAAACATAAATAGTTCTACTATTAATTCATTTTGTAATTTTAAGATTGGACGTACAGTTCTATTTTGAAAATCTTCAATAGGAATTGATGATGACAAATTTAAAACGGGTCTAATACTTATTTTTTTACTATCCATTTAAGAAATCAACTACATTATCATTTATACGCTTTAATACATTATCTGTATTTGCTTTGATAAAAGTTTCTCCAGTAATTTGCTCAAATAACTCTATATATCTATTAGATATTTCAATAATTTTATCATCTGACATTTCAGGAATTTGTTGTCCTTCTTTTCCTTGAAAACCATTTTCAATTAACCATTGACGTACAAATTCTTTAGATAATTGCTTTTGCTTTTCACCTTTTTCTTGACGCTCAGCATACCCTTCTTCATAAAAATAACGAGATGAATCTGGAGTATGAATTTCATCAATCAGTACAATTTTTCCTTCTTTAGTTTTTCCAAATTCATATTTAGTATCAACTAATATCAATCCACGTTTTTTAGCTATTTCAGTACCTCTTTGAAATAATTTACGTGTATAATCTTCTAATACTAAATAATCTTCTTCAGAAACAATTCCTTTAGCTAAAATATCTTCTCTTGAAATATCTTCGTCATGTTCTCCATTATCAGCTTTTGTAGAAGGTGTTATAATTGCTGAAGGAAACTTATCGTTTTCTTTCATCCCTTCAGGCATATCTACACCACAAAGTGTTCTTTTACCAGTGTTATATTCACGAGCTGCATGACCTGACAAATATCCTCGGATTACCATTTCAACCTTAAAAGGTTCACATAAATGACCAACAGCTACATTTTCATCAGGGTTTGCTATCAACCAGTTTGGAACAATATCCGCAGTATCATTCATCATTTTAGTTGCAATCTGATTCAATATTTGCCCTTTAAAAGGAATTTGACGTGGTAAAATAACATCAAATGCTGATAATCTATCTGAAGCTATCATCACTAATAAATCATTATTAATGTTGTATACCTCTCTTACTTTACCTTTATAAACTGCTTTTTGATTAGGAAACTGAAAACTAGTTTCGTTAATTGTATTCATTATAGTTATTGTTGTGTTGTAGTGTGCAAATGTAAGTTTTTTACTTTTCTTTTTTTATTCTTTTTATTTGTTTAATATTATCTAAAATTGGTGTTGCAGTTACAACACTATCTTTTTCTTCCACATAAAAGATATAAGCACTGTTCTGACCTATTTTCTTAACCTTTAATTTACTATTATCTTTAAAAATTAATAAGCAATCACTTTTAAATTTAATATTGGTCAATTTCTTTTTATAATTAATTCCTGCACCTAATCTAAACCCTAAAAGTAAAGCAAACAAAAAGTACAAAACAACAAATACAAAACCACTTTTCTTACTTACCTTAATTCCTTTTTTATTAGCATCTTCTTTATATAATTTACGATACCATTTTTTATCTTTATTTTTTTCATGAATTTTAGGAAATCTAACAATCCAGAAAAAGGTTAATAACATAAAAAAAATAAAAACTCCAAATAACAATTTATTATTAATTAATAAGGAAATAGGAGAAAAAAGAGCATCTAAAATAGATACATATTCTAAATAATTAATATCTAAAAACCCATAAAAAATCGCTTCAGAAACAAGACCTAAAACAACTAAAAATAAGTACCCTAAAGATAAATGTTCTTGAAAACTTAATTTATTTAACATCTTATTCTGTTTCTATACTTTTATAAGCCTTAATAATTTTTTTTATTAAACGATGACGTACAACATCTTTATCATCTAGGTATACTTGCGCTATTCCATTAATATCTTTTAAAGCCAATAATGCTTGCTTTAAACCTGATATCTGCTTACGGGGTAAATCTATTTGTCCAGGATCTCCAGTAATAATAAACTTAGCATGCACTCCCATTCTTGTTAAAAACATTTTCATTTGGGCATGTGTAGTATTTTGTGCTTCATCTAATATAACAAAAGCATTATCTAATGTTCTTCCACGCATAAAGGCCAAAGGTGCAATTTGAATTATTCCTTTTTCTAAATGAGACTCTAATCGTTCATGCGGAATCATATCCCTTAATGCATCATATAACGGTTGCATATAAGGGTCTAGTTTCTCTTTTAAATCACCTGGAAGAAATCCTAAATTCTCACCAGATTCTACCGCTGGTCTTGTTAAAATTATTCTACGAACTTCTTTCTCCTTTAATGCTCTAACAGCTAATGCTACTGCTGTATACGTTTTTCCTGTTCCTGCTGGACCAACAGCAAACAACATGTCATTTTTCGTCATTAACGAAACCATTTTACGTTGATTTTCTGTTTGAGCTTTAATTTGTTTACCACTAACTCCATGTACCAATACATCAGATACTTTTCCTGACTGTGGCTTATCTTCTTTTCCTGTAGAGGTTATTAAACGTTCTATAACATTTTCATCAAGTTTGTTATACTTCATATAGTATTTGATTAGCATACCAACACGCTTTTCAAATTCATCTAAAATTTCGGGTTCTCCATAAATTTTTAATTTATTTCCTCTAGCAACAATTTTTATTTTTGGGAAGTATGTTTTTAATTGACTTATGGTGCTGTTTTGAGCTCCAAAAAAGTCGTTTGGATTAATTTCTGTTAATTCAATAATACGTTCGTTCAAATGATATAAGTTTTAATATTATTCACACTAAAAATAATGATTATTTTTATTGAATTGCTTAGTTTTGCTATAATTTTCAATATAATTTTTCACAATTTAATTAACAAGTAACTAATATTAATGTCTCTTATTACATTAACTACTGATTTTGGAACTAAAGACCACTTTGTAGGGGCTGTAAAAGGAGCTATTTACTCAGAGCTACCAAATGCTATTATAGTAGATATAACTCACGACATATCTCCTTTTAACATTACTGAAACTGCATATATTTTAAAAAATGCTTACAAGAGTTTCCCTGACAACACCATACATATTATTGGTGTAGATTCAGAGCTAAGTATTGATAATAAACATATAGCTATTGAATTAGATAATCAGTTTTTTATTTGTCCTGATAATGGATTAATTTCCATGATTGCATCAGAGGTAAACCCTACTCGAATTGTTGAAATAAACATCCATAATCATACAAATAGCAGCTTTCCTGTTTTAGATATATTTGTTAAAGTAGCTTCACATATTGCTCGTGGTGGTAATTTAAATGTTATAGGTAAAGAAATTTCAAACTATAAAAAGATTACTGAAATTCAACCAAAAGTAAATCAACAACAAACTATTATTAAAGGTGGTGTTATTTATATTGATAATTATGGTAATGCAATTACAAATATTAATAAGAAGTTATTTAGCTCAATTGGTAAGGGACGTAACTTTATTATAAACGCTAGTAGGTATCAATTTAAAAAAGTATTGAATGGTTATAATGAAATTGTTGACTATACATTACCTGAAGAAAAAAGACAATACGATGGAGATAAGCTAGCTCTTTTTAATTCAGCTGACTTTCTTGAAATTGCTATTTACAGAAGCAACTTAAAAACTGTTGGAGGAGCCTCTACCCTTCTTGGCTTAAAGTATCGAGATACTATTACTATTGAATTTGAAGATGTTGTTAAGCCTGAATTTGTAACAATAAACCAATAATTATGTTTGTACGTATTGTAAAAATGAGTTTTCATTCCGAAAAAATTGAAGAATTTCTTGCTAATTTTAATGAAAAGAAAGAATACATACGAAAATCATCAGGTTGTCGTTTATTAGAGTTGTATAGAGACAAAACGAACCCTAATATATTTTTTACCTATAGTTACTGGGAAACAGAAGAAGATTTAGAAAATTACAGAAACTCTGAACTGTTTAAAGGAGTTTGGGCAAAAACTAAAATTCTTTTTAATGATAAACCAGTTGCATGGAGTGTTGATAAATTAGCATCTTTGCTTTAATGAAAGAATTATTTAATCCTTTTCCTATTTTAAAAACCGAACGTTTAGTTTTAAGGAAGCTTGTTGATAGTGATCAAAAAGCTACTTTTGAGATACGTTCTAACAAAGAAGTAAATAAATTTATTGACAGACCTGTTCCTAAAAGGATTTCGGATATAGAAGACTTTATAAAAATGATTGACCAATTAATTAACGCCAACAAAGGTGTGTATTGGGCTATTGAGTACAATAATATTTTAATAGGCTCTATTGGGTTGCGTCATTTTAATGAAGACTTTACCTATGCCGAAGTTGGCTATGAATTACAAACTGATTTTCAAGGAAAAGGCTTTATGAGTGAAGCTTTAAAAGAAGTTTTAAACTATGGTTTCAACAAACTCCTTTTAAATGAAATTGAAGCTTATACGCACAAAAAAAACAAGAACTCTATAAGCTTATTAAAGAAACATAATTTTAACATTCGATCTGAAAAAAAAGATGTAGATTTTGAAAATAATATTATTTTAGGATTAATAAAAACAGATTATAATCATATATGTTAGCCATACTAAAAAAAGAATTCAACTCATTTTTTTCCTCACCCATAGCTTATTTAGTTATTGGTGTATTTTTACTCGTAAACGGATTGTTTTTATGGGTGTTTAATGACAATTTAAATATCTTAAATGCTGGCTTTGCTGATCTTAACAGCTTTTTTTACTTGGCTCCCTGGTTACTATTATTTTTAATTCCTGCTATCACCATGAAAAGTTTTGCAGATGAATTTAGCAACGGAACTATTGAAATATTAAAAACAAGACCTTTGACAGACTGGCAAATTGTACTTGGAAAATTCTTTGCTTCTTTATTATTAGTTAGTATTGCTTTAATACCTACAATAACGTATGTATACACAATTCACAACCTAGGCAAACCTATTGGTAATATCGATATGGGTAGCACACTAGGTTCCTATATTGGAATATTCTTTTTAGCAGCTACATACACTTCAATTGGTTTATTTACCTCAACACTTTCAAAAAATCAAATAGTAGCTTTTATCATAAGTGTATTTATCACTTTTATTTTATTTTTTGGGTTTGAATCTATAAGTAGTTCTTTAGGAAAATCTGGATACACGCTACAACAATTCGGAATTAATGAACACTATAAAAGTATTAGTCGCGGTGTAATAGACACTCGTGATATTATTTACTTTATTTGTGTTACTTTTTTCTTTTTATTCATTACTAAACAACAATTAAAAAATGAGTAAAAAAATTCAACACATACTATTCGTTTTTATAGGTATATTAGTTATAAACTATATAAGTAAAAGTGTATATAAACGTTTTGACATCACTCACAACAAACGTTATTCTTTATCAAAAGTAAGTACAACACTAATCAATAAATTTGAAAATCCTTTATTAATAAATGTATATTTAGAAGGTAATTTTCCTTTAGAATTTAAACGTTTACAAATAGAAACTCGTCAGTTTTTAGAAGAGCTACAAGCTGAAAACTCAAACATACGATTTCGTTTTATAAATCCTGATAATATCAGAGAGGAACTTATTAAAAAAGGAATGCTTCCTAGCAGACTAACTGTTGATGAAAATGGAAACTTATCTGAAGCTATTATTTTTCCTTGGGCTGAAATAAGTTATGGTAACAAAACAGAATTAGTTTCTTTATTACCAGATTCAGCTTTAAAAACTCAAGAAGCTCAATTACAAAATGCTATTGAAAAACTAGAATATTCGTTTGCTAGTGCTTTTAGTTTAATTTCTAAAAAAGCTAAACAAAAAATAGCAGTTATTTCTGGAAATGGAGAATTGAGTGATATGTATTTGTATAGTATTCTATCTAAACTGAAAAACAAATACAGACTTGCTAAATTCACATTAGACAGTACCGAAAATAATCCTCAAAAAACATTAACTGATTTAACTAAATACGACTTAGCTTTTATAGCTAAACCTACTCAACGTTTTACTGAAAAAGAAAAATTAGTTTTAGATCAATACATTAATAATGGAGGTAGAAGTTTATGGATGGTAGACACAAACTATGCTGACACTGATAGTTTATACAATGAAGGTAAAATGTTAGCTTTTCCTCGTGATTTAAATTTAACCGACTTACTTTTTAGCTACCAAGTTAGAATTAACAATAAACTTATTCAAGATTTATATAGCGCTAAAATCCCGCTAGCTACAGGAAACATAGGTAATCAAGCACAATTTCAACATCTCAATTGGTTTTATCACCCATTAGTTAATGGAAACCCTAATCATCCAATCACAAAAAACATTGCACCAGTTCGTTTTCAATTTACCACTCAAATTGACACTTTAAAAGGAAATATTAAAAAAACACCTTTATTTATATCATCAGTACTAACAAAAAAAATTGGTACACCTAATTTTGTTGAACTACAAAGTATTAGTAAACAACCAAAACAGAATGAATATAATGGTGGTCCACAATTATTGGCTGTTTTATTAGAAGGGAAATTTACTTCTGCTTATAAAAATCGTGTCAAACCATTTAACACTCCAAGCTTTTCTTCTGATACCAAAGAAAATAAAATGATTGTTATAGCAGATGGTGATATTGCTAAAAATCAACTTTTAAAAGGAAAACCTTATGATTTATCAAAAGACAAATGGACAGGTGCATATTACGGAAACAAAGAGTTTTTATTAAATGCCGTTGATTACTTATTAGATGACACAGGACTCATTCAACTTAGAAATAAAACTATCCAAATTAATCTTTTAGATAAACAAAGAGCCTATACAGAAAAACGTTTTTGGCAATTTTTAAACATTGGAATTCCACTTATACTATTAACATTATTTGGTTTTTCTTTTAATTATTGGAGAAAGAAAAAATATAGTTAAATACTCAATAAGTTATCATGAGTAAAAGTATATTCTAATACTTTTTGTATTTTTTCCGAATTTATAATTTTGTACTGTAAAGGCATAGAGTTATCAAAAACTGGTAGCTCCTTTCCCAATATCTTTCTTGCATTTTTATAAAATTCTTCACGAGTTGGATGATGATTTGAACAAACATTAAATACCTCACCAAAGGCATCTTGAATTATCACTTCCTTTATAACTGATATACAATCGTCTAGATGTACCATATTCACAAAACCTTTAGGATATGGTATTGCTTTGTTTTTAAACCAATTTCCTGGTTGCCTATCATAACCAAAAAGACCTGCAAATCGAATAATAGTAGTTTTAAAACTTCTGTTTTTTAAAAATAGTCCCTCTATTTCAACTAAAGGAGAATTAACAGTTTTATCTTCTTCAGTCATTTCTTTATTTAAACTAGGATACACAGAAGTAGAACTAATAAACAACACCTTTTTCACAGGTGATTTCTCTATCCTTGAAATCAAATTACTAAAGTCTTCTATATTTTTAGAGGTAATAGCTATAACTAGAATTTCAGAATTTAAAAAATCACTAATATCATTATCTAAAGAAATATCTACTAAAAAAGGAATGATTTTTAAAGCTCTAAAAACATCCATTTTTTGTTTAGAAGTAGTTGACCCTTTTACTCCGTATCCATTATTTATTAAATCAATTGCTAATGGTTTTCCTAACCATCCGCATCCCAAAATACTAACACGCTCCATCACAACAACTATCGTCTTTTACCAATTTGCATGAAACTACTGCTAGTAATGCACCTAAAATTGGTGCTAAAATATATAACCATAAATGCTCAAAATGTCCAGATACTATAGCAGGAGCTATAGAACGAACTGGGTTCATAGATGCTTTAGTCATTGGACCTGCAAACATAGCTTCTAATAAAACTACTCCTCCAATTGCTATACCGGCCATTACTCCTACTTCTTTACTTCCTGTAGAAACATTAATAATCGTAAGCATTAAAAAGAACGTTAACAATAGCTCTAATACAAAAGCTCTCCAAGGCTCTAAAACAGGTATTGTTGCTCCATAATATTCACTATCTGGAAATATAATCCATAATAGTATACTTGCCAATAAAGCCCCCAATAATTGAGCTATAATATACTTAGGAACTTCTTTCCATGAAAACTTTTTAGCATATGCAAAAGCAATAGTTACCGCAGGATTAAAATGTGCTCCTGAAATTTCTCCAAAAGCATAAATCATAGCCATTACTATTAACCCCCAAGTTATTGCAACACCAACATGAGTTAAATCAGCTCCTCCAGTTATTTCGTTTACAGTCATTGCTCCTGTTCCACAAAAAACAAGTGAAAACGTACCTATTAATTCAGAAATATATTTTTTCATGACTGCAAATATACGCTTCGTTATTTTAAGCTTTTGTTAACATTTTCCATTTATTTTCGTTGTAATTTTAGCAAACTAATTAAAAACAAACCCATTCATATCATGAAAAAAATATTATTAAGTTTGTTTGTTGTAGCTTTATCAACAAACATAAATGCTCAAGTAAAAACCCCAGCTCCGAGTCCTTCTTCAAAACTTGAACAAAAAGTAGGTTTATCTGATGTTTCTGTAGAGTATTCTAGACCAGGAATGAGAGGTAGAACTATTTTTGGAGACTTAGTTCCTTATGATAAATTATGGAGAACTGGTGCTAATGCTAATACAAAAGTTACATTTAGTGATAATGTTACTATTGACGGAAAAGAATTAAAAAAAGGTACCTATGCATTATACACTAAACCAGGTAAAACTTCTTGGGAAGTGATTTTTTATGCTGACTCTAATAACTGGGGAACTCCTCAAAAGTGGGACGATAAAAAAGCTGCGCTTACAACTACTGCTAAAGTAGTGCCAATGCCAATGAAAATAGAATCATTTACAATTACTATTGATGATCTTACTAACAATTCTGCAGTTTTAGGTATCTTATGGGAAAACGTTTATGTAGGTGTTAAATTTAATACTCCTACTGACAAAGGTGTTGAAGCTAGTATTGCTAAAGTTATGCAAGGTCCTAGTGCTGGTGACTATTTTTCTTCTGCTGTATATTACTTACAAGAAGGTAAAGATATAAACAAAGCTAGAACATGGATTAACAAAGCAATCAATATGACTAAAGATCAACCTCGTTTTTGGTATTTACGTCAACAATCATTAATCTTAGCAAAAGCAGGAGATAAAAAAGGAGCTATTAAAGCTGCTAAAGCTTCTTTAGCTGGTGCTGAAAAAAGAGGGAATGCTGACTATATTAAAATGAACAAAGACTTTTTAGCTAAAATGAAATAATTTCATTTTAAAACAATAAAAAAGCCTGGAAATTTAATTATTTCCAGGCTTTTTTATTTGTTAACTTTAATTAATTTTCTTGATACTTAATTACAATATATTTCTTAAATCAACTCGCATGTTTAACAAATTCTTTTTAAAACCTGCTTTTTCATAAGCTTTAATAGCCCCTATATTTTCAGTATAAACATCAAGCCGTACTTCATGAATTTTTTTTGACTTAACCCAATCAAATAAAGCCTGTACAACAATTTTATTTATCCCTCTTCCTCTGTGTGATGGACTTGTATACATAAAACCTAAATAAGCAAACTTATCAAACTTAAAATATTTTTTTGGCGTTACTATACTTGCATAACCTGAACTTACAGGTATATCATTATCAACAACTACTATCACTTCAATATCATCAGCTAAAATCATTGCTTTAATGTCATAATAAGATATTTTTTCTTCCTTTAAAGTTACATCAAAAGGACGCTCAGCCTTAATTATCTCTTGTTCAAACTCTAATAACACTGGTAAATCTTCCAATGTTGCTTTTCTAGTCGTTATCATTTATAAATATATTCTTATCTAATATTTGAATTAAAACAGCTATTAACATTACTAATCCGCAACCTAAAGCATTTAACCACAAATATGGTAACCAATCTAGATACCATACAGTAACAATCAATATTTGAGTTATAATTGCTGCTATAAACACTGCATTTCCTTTTACAGCTTTTATAAAAAAGGCTAATAAAAATACTCCTAAAACATTCCCATAAAATATAGATCCGATAATATTTACCAATTGTATAAGGTTATCAAATAAATTAGCTACACAGGCTACTATAATAGCTAAAATACCCCAACCTAAAGTAAACCATTTAGACATTTTTACATAATGAGCATCAGAATATTCTTTAGTAACATTTCTTTTATATAAATCCATCGCTGTTGTTGAAGCTAAGGCATTTAATTCAGAGGCTGTAGACGACATAGCAGCTGATAATATTACAGCTAACAATAAACCAATTAATCCTTTTGGTAAATTATTTAATATGAATTGAATAAATACATAATCTTTATCATTGGTTTCAACCTTAGAATCAGCTTTTTCTATAATTTCTTTTGCTTTTTCTTTAAGCTCTTTGTCCTGTTCATTTAGTTTTTGAATTTGTTTTTTATTTTCAACAGTTAATCCTTCAAAAATTAATGTTTTCTTTTCGTTTTCAATTCTTTGATGTTGAGTTTCTAACTGCTTATATTCCAAAGAATATTTAGATTTAACAACTGCTTCTTGTGCTTTAGGGTTAAAATTCAAAGGAGAACTATTAAACTGGTAAAATACAAATACCATTACCCCAACCAACAAAATAAAAAACTGCATAGGTACTTTTAATAATCCGTTAAAAATTAATCCTAACTGACTTTCTCTTACTGATTTCCCAGATAAATATCTTTGAACCTGACTTTGATCAGTTCCAAAATACGAAAGCATTAAAAATGTTCCTCCTAAAATACCTGTCCAAACTGTATATCTATTATTTAAATCCCAAGAAAAATCTAGCACTTTCATTTTATCACTTGCACCGGCTATTTCAAGAGCTTTTGTAAACGTTATTCCGTCTGGTAAGTAATCTAAAATAATATAAAAAGCAATAAACATCCCTGCAAAAATGACGCCCATCTGTTGCTTTTGAGTTACACTTACTGCTTTAGTTCCACCAGAAACTGTATAAATAATAACTAATAATCCTATTATTACGTTTAAAGTAATCAAATCCCAACCTAAAACAGCCGATAATATAATAGCAGGTGCAAAAATGGTAATTCCAGCAGCTAAACCTCTTTGAATAAGAAATAATATTGCTGTTAATGTTCTTGTTTTTTTATCAAATCGCCCTTCTAAAAACTCATAAGCAGTATATACTTTTAATTTATGGTAAATAGGAATAAAAACTAAACAGATAATTACCATTGCTATAGGTAACCCAAAATAAAATTGAACAAACCCCATTCCACTATGAAAAGCTTGTCCTGGTGTGGATAAAAAAGTTATCGCGCTTGCTTGTGTTGCCATTACTGACAACCCAATAGTCCACCATTTACTATCATTGCCCCCTTTTATATACTCTTCAACATTTTTACTACCTTTAGTTTTCCATGCTCCATAAATTACAATAAACGCTAACGTTAACGAAAGAACTATCCAATCAATACTTTGCATACTCTAGTTATTAAAAATATTAGTAATTATATAAAACAGTACTAAGTACACTAAATTGGCTACTAAAACAAGTGTGTATTCACGTTTCCATGTATATTTTTGGGGACTCATAATATTATTTTATTGTTTTGGTTTTTCAAAAAAACTATCAGCTAATGGTGCTTTACTTAACAATGCTGAAGAAAATTGAGTAGGT belongs to Tenacibaculum sp. MAR_2010_89 and includes:
- a CDS encoding aquaporin codes for the protein MKKYISELIGTFSLVFCGTGAMTVNEITGGADLTHVGVAITWGLIVMAMIYAFGEISGAHFNPAVTIAFAYAKKFSWKEVPKYIIAQLLGALLASILLWIIFPDSEYYGATIPVLEPWRAFVLELLLTFFLMLTIINVSTGSKEVGVMAGIAIGGVVLLEAMFAGPMTKASMNPVRSIAPAIVSGHFEHLWLYILAPILGALLAVVSCKLVKDDSCCDGAC
- a CDS encoding sodium:solute symporter produces the protein MQSIDWIVLSLTLAFIVIYGAWKTKGSKNVEEYIKGGNDSKWWTIGLSVMATQASAITFLSTPGQAFHSGMGFVQFYFGLPIAMVIICLVFIPIYHKLKVYTAYEFLEGRFDKKTRTLTAILFLIQRGLAAGITIFAPAIILSAVLGWDLITLNVIIGLLVIIYTVSGGTKAVSVTQKQQMGVIFAGMFIAFYIILDYLPDGITFTKALEIAGASDKMKVLDFSWDLNNRYTVWTGILGGTFLMLSYFGTDQSQVQRYLSGKSVRESQLGLIFNGLLKVPMQFFILLVGVMVFVFYQFNSSPLNFNPKAQEAVVKSKYSLEYKQLETQHQRIENEKKTLIFEGLTVENKKQIQKLNEQDKELKEKAKEIIEKADSKVETNDKDYVFIQFILNNLPKGLIGLLLAVILSAAMSSTASELNALASTTAMDLYKRNVTKEYSDAHYVKMSKWFTLGWGILAIIVACVANLFDNLIQLVNIIGSIFYGNVLGVFLLAFFIKAVKGNAVFIAAIITQILIVTVWYLDWLPYLWLNALGCGLVMLIAVLIQILDKNIFINDND
- a CDS encoding DUF2911 domain-containing protein is translated as MKKILLSLFVVALSTNINAQVKTPAPSPSSKLEQKVGLSDVSVEYSRPGMRGRTIFGDLVPYDKLWRTGANANTKVTFSDNVTIDGKELKKGTYALYTKPGKTSWEVIFYADSNNWGTPQKWDDKKAALTTTAKVVPMPMKIESFTITIDDLTNNSAVLGILWENVYVGVKFNTPTDKGVEASIAKVMQGPSAGDYFSSAVYYLQEGKDINKARTWINKAINMTKDQPRFWYLRQQSLILAKAGDKKGAIKAAKASLAGAEKRGNADYIKMNKDFLAKMK
- a CDS encoding GNAT family N-acetyltransferase produces the protein MITTRKATLEDLPVLLEFEQEIIKAERPFDVTLKEEKISYYDIKAMILADDIEVIVVVDNDIPVSSGYASIVTPKKYFKFDKFAYLGFMYTSPSHRGRGINKIVVQALFDWVKSKKIHEVRLDVYTENIGAIKAYEKAGFKKNLLNMRVDLRNIL
- a CDS encoding NAD(P)-binding domain-containing protein, whose amino-acid sequence is MERVSILGCGWLGKPLAIDLINNGYGVKGSTTSKQKMDVFRALKIIPFLVDISLDNDISDFLNSEILVIAITSKNIEDFSNLISRIEKSPVKKVLFISSTSVYPSLNKEMTEEDKTVNSPLVEIEGLFLKNRSFKTTIIRFAGLFGYDRQPGNWFKNKAIPYPKGFVNMVHLDDCISVIKEVIIQDAFGEVFNVCSNHHPTREEFYKNARKILGKELPVFDNSMPLQYKIINSEKIQKVLEYTFTHDNLLSI